A single window of Crassostrea angulata isolate pt1a10 chromosome 8, ASM2561291v2, whole genome shotgun sequence DNA harbors:
- the LOC128158265 gene encoding death domain-containing protein CRADD-like, whose protein sequence is MPSKINNPISAEDTQRIKKNWIFLKSELEQEAIRDNFMVEDIWDLPDFQEIDAEKTPQKRNEVFLKLLLRSGPRAYKIFIAALKNHNSYHIVEKLESTEITENNQAVLDHLTSLTDNQKTHVLTEATLLKFNKVVGSDIEIFGKALQLKQADIDSTRMENSHSVATQIHKIILKWRNRNGKMATLGTFTKSLMDAEAAGASVDWDVFDQGVKEVTS, encoded by the exons ATGCCAAGTAAGATAAACAACCCTATTTCTGCTGAGGATACGCAACGAATAAAAAAGAATTGGATTTTTCTAAAATCAGAACTTGAGCAAGAAGCAATAAGGGATAATTTCATGGTGGAAGATATATGGGATTTGCCCGACTTCCAAGAAATAGATGCGGAGAAAACACCTCAAAAAAGAAATGAAGTTTTCTTGAAATTACTTTTGAGATCTGGACCAAGGGCGTATAAGATATTTATTGCAGCATTGAAAAATCACAATTCGTATCATATTGTAGAAAAGCTTGAGAGTACGGAGATCACAGAAAACAATCAGGCAGTATTAG ATCATTTAACTAGTTTGACAGACAACCAGAAAACTCATGTTCTGACGGAAGCAACCCTGCTCAAATTCAACAAAGTTGTGGGTAGTGATATTGAAATATTCGGGAAAGCCTTACAATTGAAACAAGCAGACATTGATTCGACTCGAATGGAAAATTCACACTCAGTGGCCACCCAAATCCACAAGATTATACTCAAGTGGAGGAACAGAAATGGTAAAATGGCAACCTTAGGAACATTTACTAAGAGTTTGATGGACGCGGAGGCTGCAGGGGCTAGTGTTGATTGGGATGTTTTTGATCAAGGTGTGAAAGAAGTGACTTCTTAA
- the LOC128157739 gene encoding metalloproteinase inhibitor 3-like, which translates to MDIAYTVRIIQDYTRPGGQYYRRPSVQRIYTASDSAACGAYFRIGEEYIITGDIRNQYWSTNLCSWNFQSSQLTPYQKDALEMGYYKQTCGCVVRPCFNGQCYPPSYQNSCVLGPNDDVSCFFQHNSCRRQGNDCAWHTAACQRY; encoded by the exons ATGGACATCGCCTATACAGTTAGAATAATACAGGATTATACG AGACCCGGAGGGCAGTATTATAGGCGACCCAGTGTACAGAGAATATACACAGCATCCGATTCGGCGGCTTGCGGGGCGTACTTCAGAATTGGGGAGGAATACATCATAACAG GAGACATTCGGAATCAATACTGGAGTACAAATCTATGCAGCTGGAATTTCCAATCATCTCAACTTACTCCATACCAAAAGGATGCTTTGGAAATGGGATATTATAAGCAAACTTGTGGTTGTGTT GTGAGGCCTTGCTTTAACGGTCAGTGCTATCCACCAAGTTATCAAAACTCATGCGTACTCGGACCAAATGATGACGTTTCATGCTTCTTTCAGCATAACTCTTGCAGACGACAGGGGAACGATTGTGCTTGGCATACGGCTGCTTGCCAGCGGTACTAG
- the LOC128158261 gene encoding uncharacterized protein LOC128158261: MPSKINSPISADDAQRIKKNWGFLNRNLDQNSIRRDFMDEDVWDEHDFHEIDAEKTPQKRNEVFLKLLLRSGPRAYKIFIAALKKQSLDYIVEKLESTKIIQYTGTTMQSQIDQPISAEDAQRIEKNMSFLTQQLAQDEIRDNFIEQLIWDVPHFEEIDGENTPQKRNEVFLKLLLRSGPKAYEIFIAALKNHNSNHIVKELVSTKITQNNQAVLDHFASLTDERKTHVLVSTDLLKFNKVAGSDIEIFGKALQLKQADIDGIRMVNPLSVPTQVHQIIQMWMNKNGKLATLGRFTKNLMDAEAAGARIYWDEFYKGVEQVTSLKS; the protein is encoded by the exons ATGCCAAGTAAGATAAACAGCCCTATTTCTGCTGATGATGCTCAAAGAATAAAGAAGAATTGGGGATTTTTAAACAGAAATCTCGACCAAAATTCAATAAGGCGTGATTTCATGGACGAAGATGTATGGGATGAGCACGACTTCCATGAAATAGATGCGGAGAAAACACCTCAAAAACGAAATGAAGTTTTCTTGAAATTACTTTTGAGATCTGGACCAAGGGCATATAAGATATTTATTGCAGCATTGAAAAAGCAGAGTTTAGATTATATTGTAGAAAAGCTTGAAAGTACAAAGATCATACAATACACAGGG ACTACAATGCAAAGTCAGATTGACCAACCTATTTCTGCTGAAGATGCACAACGAATAGAAAAGAATATGAGTTTTCTAACTCAACAACTCGCTCAAGACGAAATAAGGGATAATTTTATAGAGCAACTAATATGGGATGTGCCGCACTTCGAAGAAATAGATGGTGAAAATACACCTCAAAAAAGgaatgaagtttttttaaaattacttttgaGATCTGGACCAAAGGCGTATGAGATATTTATTGCAGCATTGAAAAATCACAATTCGAATCATATTGTAAAAGAGCTTGTGAGTACGAAGATCACACAAAACAATCAGGCAGTATTAG ATCATTTTGCAAGTTTGACAGACGAACGGAAAACCCACGTTCTGGTGAGCACAGACCTGCTTAAATTCAACAAAGTTGCGGGTAGTGATATTGAAATATTCGGAAAAGCCTTACAATTAAAACAAGCCGACATTGATGGGATTCGAATGGTAAATCCATTGTCGGTGCCCACCCAAGTCCACCAGATAATTCAGATGTGGATGAACAAAAATGGTAAATTGGCAACCTTAGGACGTTTTACAAAGAATCTGATGGATGCAGAGGCTGCAGGGGCTAGGATTTATTGGGATGAGTTTTATAAAGGTGTGGAACAAGTGACTTCTTTAAAATCATGA